In Phoenix dactylifera cultivar Barhee BC4 chromosome 11, palm_55x_up_171113_PBpolish2nd_filt_p, whole genome shotgun sequence, the following are encoded in one genomic region:
- the LOC103715123 gene encoding T-complex protein 1 subunit gamma-like, whose amino-acid sequence MHAPVLVLKDSLKRESGSKVHHANIQASKAVADIIRTTLGPRSMLKMLLDAGGGIVVTNDGNAILRELDLAHPAAKSMIELSRTQDEEVGDGTTSVIVLAGEMLHVAEAFIEKKYHPTVICRAYNKALEDAIAVLDKIAMPIDVNDRATMLGLVKSCIGTKFTGQFGDLIADLAIDATTTVGVDLGQGLREVDIKKYIKVEKVPGGQLEDSKVLKGVMINKDVVAPGKMRRKILNPRIILLDCPLEYKKGENQTNAELVKEEDWEVLLKMEEEYIENLCMQILKFKPDLVITEKGLSDLACHYLSKAGVSAIRRLRKTDSNRIAKACGAVIVNRPEELQESDVGTGAGLFEVKKFGDEFFAFIVDCRDPKACTVLLRGASKDLLNEVERNLQDAMSVARNILKNPKLLPGGGATELTVSAALKQKSSSVEGIEKWPYEAAAVAFEAIPRTLAQNCGVNVIRTMTALHGKHANEENAWVGIDGNTGAIVDMRERKIWDSYNVKAQTFKTAIEAACMLLRIDDIVSGIKKKQAPGAGPTPSRPKVEEEGDADNEQMLPD is encoded by the exons ATGCACGCCCCGGTCCTCGTTCTCA AAGATTCTTTAAAACGGGAATCTGGAAGTAAGGTGCACCATGCCAACATCCAAGCTTCTAAG GCTGTTGCTGACATAATCCGTACTACGTTGGGTCCTCGATCAATGTTGAAGATGCTGCTTGATGCTGGAGGAG GAATTGTTGTTACTAATGATGGAAATGCTATCCTACGCGAGTTGGATCTTGCCCATCCAGCTGCTAAG TCAATGATCGAACTAAGCCGCACGCAAGATGAAGAAGTGGGAGATGGCACAACATCTGTCATTGTTCTTG CTGGTGAGATGCTTCATGTTGCGGAAGCTTTCATTGAAAAAAAGTATCATCCCACAGTTATCTGTCGAG CATATAATAAAGCTCTAGAGGATGCAATTGCTGTTCTGGACAAAATTGCGATGCCTATTGACGTGAATGACC GTGCCACGATGCTGGGTCTGGTCAAAAGTTGTATAGGTACAAAATTTACAGGACAATTTGGGGACCTAATTGCT GATCTTGCCATTGATGCTACCACAACAGTTGGTGTGGACCTTGGCCAAGGTTTGCGTGAGGTGGACATCAAGAAGTATATAAAAGTTGAGAAGGTTCCTGGCGGCCAGTTGGAGGACTCTAAGGTTCTTAAAGGAGTTATGATTAACAAAGATGTTGTTGCCCCTGGAAAAATGAGAAGAAAGATATTGAACCCGCGTATCATTCTCCTTGACTGCCCCCTTGAGtataagaaaggagaaaatcAAACTAATGCTGAGTTGgtaaaagaagaagattg GGAAGTTTTgctgaagatggaggaggaatATATAGAGAATCTCTGTATGCAGATACTGAAGTTCAAACCTGACTTGGTTATAACGGAAAAAGGGCTTAGCGATCTCGCATGCCATTATTTAAGCAAGGCTGGAGTCAGTGCTATCCGGAGATTGAGAAAGACAGACAGCAATAGGATTGCTAAGGCTTGTGGAGCAGTAATTGTAAATAGGCCAGAGGAACTTCAAGAATCTGATGTTGGAACGGGAGCTGGGCTATTTGAGGTCAAGAAATTTGGCGATGAGTTTTTTGCATTTATTGTGGACTGCAGAGATCCAAAAGCATGTACTGTTCTTTTAAGAGGTGCGAGTAAGGATCTTTTAAATGAGGTCGAAAGAAACTTGCAG GATGCCATGTCAGTAGCACGGAACATATTGAAAAACCCCAAGCTTCTTCCTGGAGGTGGTGCCACAGAGTTAACGGTATCTGCAGCATTGAAACAGAAGAGTTCATCGGTTGAAGGTATTGAAAAG TGGCCCTATGAAGCTGCTGCTGTAGCTTTTGAGGCTATCCCACGAACCTTGGCTCAAAATTGTGGGGTGAACGTTATTCGGACAATGACTGCTCTCCATGGAAAG CATGCTAACGAGGAAAATGCATGGGTTGGCATTGATGGAAACACAGGTGCCATTgttgatatgagagagagaaag atatGGGACTCTTACAATGTTAAGGCACAAACATTTAAGACAGCTATTGAGGCTGCTTGCATGCTTCTGAGGATTGATGATATTGTGAGTGGGATAAAGAAAAAGCAGGCTCCTGGAGCTGGCCCAACCCCATCGAGACCaaaggtggaggaagaaggagatgcGGACAATGAGCAGATGCTTCcagattag
- the LOC103715124 gene encoding BURP domain-containing protein 12-like translates to MATPPRFLFLFLFLVLFLLTFSLVAKADNSTSAKTATPNPFTAKAALIRYWNRKVPNGRPLPAFLVSKLSPLSALDTASFSSLAASGGGAALSPRLPDLCAAARLLCSPSLSSSNASHPSDSAFAGYSNSNFSNYGADRAGGADSFKNYSASENSPIDTFRRYSRDSVGHDDSFALYQPDGNIDTANFTSYATAATGGAGDFSSYAHEGNVPDLKFTNYEADANGRVQKFSSYSDDTNSGGQSFAGYGKHGNGIPLSFTSYGSNSNVMNSDFNNYGEDGNGANDTFTNYGQNGNVPENNFRSYGAAGNAASEKFSNYRDQANVGDDSFTSYAKEDNAGAADFKNYGNSFNQGTDSFKGYGQGSINFTITFGSYYGDNTTFKAYAKTGIIGFNGYRNSSTFPSSAAAALKARRRPTSRWVVEPGKFFRESELKKGTVMPMPDISDRMPARSFLPRSIAGRIPFSAAEVQRVFNMPADTALGKAAADTVAECERPPSRGETKRCATSAEDVIDFAVSVLGNNVVVRSTENTNGSKGSILIGEVKGVNGGSVTKSVSCHQSLFPYLVYYCHSVPKVRVYQAEILAVKTKEKINHGVAICHVDTSDWSPAHGAFVALGPGPGKIEVCHWIFQGDMTWTVAD, encoded by the coding sequence ATGGCCACTCCTCCccgcttcctcttcctcttcctcttcctcgtcctcttcctccttacaTTCTCCCTCGTGGCGAAGGCAGACAACTCCACGTCCGCCAAAACCGCCACCCCGAATCCGTTCACCGCCAAAGCCGCGCTCATCCGGTACTGGAACCGCAAAGTCCCCAACGGTCGCCCCCTCCCGGCCTTCCTCGTTTCCAAACTCTCCCCCCTCTCCGCCCTTGACAccgcctccttctcctccctcgCCGCCTCCGGCGGCGGAGCCGCTCTCTCCCCCCGCCTCCCTGACCTCTGCGCCGCCGCCCGCCTCCTctgctccccctccctctcctcgtCCAACGCTTCCCACCCCTCCGATTCCGCCTTCGCCGGTTACTCCAACTCCAACTTCTCCAACTACGGCGCCGACCGCGCCGGCGGCGCCGACTCCTTCAAGAACTATTCGGCCTCCGAGAACTCCCCCATCGACACCTTCCGCCGCTACAGCCGCGACTCCGTCGGCCACGACGACTCCTTCGCCCTCTACCAGCCCGACGGAAACATCGACACCGCGAATTTCACCAGCTACGCCACCGCCGCCACTGGTGGCGCAGGCGACTTCTCCTCCTACGCCCACGAAGGCAATGTCCCTGACTTAAAGTTCACCAACTACGAGGCCGACGCCAACGGCCGCGTCCAGAAGTTCTCTAGCTACTCCGACGACACGAACTCCGGCGGCCAGTCCTTCGCCGGCTACGGCAAGCACGGCAACGGCATCCCCCTCTCCTTCACCAGCTACGGCAGCAACTCCAATGTCATGAACTCCGATTTCAACAACTACGGCGAGGACGGCAATGGCGCCAACGATACCTTCACCAACTACGGCCAAAATGGCAACGTGCCGGAGAACAATTTCCGGTCGTACGGCGCCGCCGGCAACGCTGCATCGGAGAAATTCTCCAACTACCGCGACCAAGCCAATGTCGGCGACGACAGCTTCACCTCCTACGCCAAAGAGGACAACGCCGGCGCCGCCGATTTTAAGAACTACGGCAACTCCTTCAACCAAGGCACCGACTCCTTCAAAGGCTACGGCCAGGGGTCCATCAACTTCACGATCACGTTCGGATCCTACTACGGCGATAACACCACCTTCAAGGCCTACGCCAAGACCGGGATCATCGGCTTCAACGGCTACCGCAACTCCTCCACGTTCCCATCCTCCGCCGCAGCGGCGTTGAAGGCTCGGCGGAGGCCGACGAGCCGGTGGGTGGTGGAGCCGGGGAAGTTCTTCCGTGAAAGCGAACTCAAAAAGGGTACGGTGATGCCGATGCCGGACATCAGTGACAGGATGCCGGCGAGGTCGTTCCTCCCTCGGTCGATCGCCGGGCGAATCCCGTTCTCCGCCGCCGAGGTCCAACGGGTGTTCAATATGCCGGCGGACACGGCGCTGGGGAAGGCGGCGGCGGACACGGTGGCGGAGTGCGAGCGGCCGCCGAGCCGCGGCGAGACGAAGCGGTGCGCGACGTCGGCGGAGGACGTGATCGACTTCGCGGTGAGCGTTCTCGGGAACAACGTTGTGGTGCGGAGCACCGAGAACACCAATGGGTCCAAAGGAAGCATTCTCATAGGAGAGGTGAAGGGGGTGAACGGCGGCAGCGTTACCAAATCGGTGTCGTGCCACCAGAGCCTGTTCCCGTATCTAGTGTACTACTGCCACTCGGTGCCGAAGGTGAGGGTATACCAGGCGGAGATCCTGGCCGTCAAAACCAAGGAGAAGATCAATCACGGCGTTGCCATCTGTCACGTGGACACGTCTGATTGGAGTCCTGCACATGGGGCGTTTGTGGCACTGGGCCCCGGGCCAGGGAAGATAGAGGTGTGCCACTGGATCTTCCAGGGGGACATGACATGGACGGTCGCTGATTGA